Proteins from a genomic interval of Phyllopteryx taeniolatus isolate TA_2022b chromosome 3, UOR_Ptae_1.2, whole genome shotgun sequence:
- the iqgap2 gene encoding ras GTPase-activating-like protein IQGAP2: MYHEEKGSLHKPHYGTIQDDERLSAEEMDERRRQNIAYEYLCHLEEAKRWMEACLEEDLPTTTELEEGLRNGVYLGKLANFFAPKMVSVKRIYDRDQTRYKTNGLHFRHTDNTVQWLRAMESVGLPKIFYPETTDVYDRKNMPKVVYCIHALSLYLYKLGIAPQIQDLLGKVAFTEEEISNMRSELDKYGIQMPAFSKIGGILANELSVDEAALHAAVFAINEAVDRGQASVTMAALTNPNAMLRHTQDALARDYQDTLSQAKTRKQDQSSGSYSTVCTEERDVYEEMLTQQEIQTCIDFVNIQAAVRQVNQAVCTQDEACLLAALRLPELALLGVQDTNQRCYLEHFTTHCQHKSKDEDKAVLVDKDEIQRVVSSCNDFAEAERRKLEAVSAINTAIRLGDAVVTVEELLNPEAQLPIVYQTAANLYQNELFSLQLQGGRNGLSHEELSVAVEMLSAVAVLNEVLDTKDPQAVIEQLTDSPLGFTNVDQDNLNRYADTLTEQRVESLAKGQEFLTWNDLQKCIDAVNLQVLEEHERIIAIAEINEALNSGDHQQTLAALLLPTAKLTGVNPVTAKHYHDVLHCTKQLLCQSSGDESAVLWLDQIQEAIHAANQDAEEAFTMAEAVADINKRVAEGDSQNTLHALQSPKAGLKVVIAECADMYQAELEQTQTKMAPEGGPSSEWVKHCISDRYDYYYNPETRHGTWEEPENFKHDTGNLNKEEIQIAVSCMTAEYNRAQLWLANESLVTQLQARIRGFLVRRRHAQRMEYLRQQEPRVIKLQALWRGYKQRKIYTDRMKVLHKNVTSVVKIQSLVKMWKAKRKYKERLQYFKDHEKDIVTIQAFLKANKARDDYRTLTGAKDPPLSVVRKFVHLLEQSALDLQEEQEVTRLKEEVVTKIRSNQQMEQDLNLMDIKIGLLVKNRITLQDVVTHNKTMKNMKRQTSNDDLATADKLGIKGLSKGKRKKLEAYQHLFYLLQTNPSYLAKLIFQMPQNKSTKFMDTVIFTLYNYASNQREEYLLLKLFKTALDEEIRSKVDQIQDIVTGNPTVIKMVVSFNRGARGHNTLRQLLSPVVKDIIDDKNLSINTNPVDVYKAWVNQLETATGEASKLPYEVTPEQAMSHEEVRNRLEASSLALRSATDKVLNSIVSSLDNIPYGMRYVAKVLKNCLHEKFPDASEDELLKVVGNLLYYRYMNPAIVAPDGFDIIDLSAGGQLHVDQRRNLGSVAKMLQHAAANKLFEGENAHMTPMNNFITQTYEKFRVFFQSACDVPEPEEKFNIDEYSDMVTLSKPVIYISIEEVINTHSLLLEHLEAISPDLNDLLHELLQDLGDVPDVETLLGEGAVHSSETNREVVLNQLAKTEISLTLTSKFELLEGDDKDLKTLMTKTKKLLVDVIRIQPGETLPEILESPATATQESEHTKIALRRAVQDAQTPDGLKSSPALLEDSQLPLEQKKRKIQRNLRNLEQANIVAATNKYQDIINDIAKDIRSQRRYRQRRKAELVKLQQTLSALNSKTTFYQEQMNYYDTYIKTCLDNLNRKNSRRSIKVDSKGDEKGSKKWKPQSLKYTGARLHEKGVILAIEGLQTNQFKNVMFDISPSEEVGDFEVKAKFMGVEMEKVQLHFQDLLQLQYEGVAVMKMFDKAKVNVNLLIFLLNKKFYGK; this comes from the exons CCATTCAGGATGATGAGAGGCTGTCAGCGGAGGAGATGGATGAGAGGAGGCGGCAGAACATCGCCTACGAGTACCTGTGTCATCTGGAGGAGGCCAAACG GTGGATGGAAGCCTGCCTGGAAGAAGACCTACCTACTACCACAGAACTGGAGGAAGGACTGAGGAATGGTGTCTACCTTGGAAAACTTGCCAACTTCTTTGCCCCCAAAATGGTGTCTGTAAAAAGGATCTATGACAGAGATCAGACTCGGTATAAG accAACGGACTGCACTTCAGGCATACAGACAACACCGTTCAGTGGCTCAGGGCCATGGAGTCAGTGGGTCTCCCAAAG ATATTCTACCCTGAAACGACAGACGTGTATGACCGCAAAAACATGCCGAAGGTGGTGTACTGCATACATGCACTGAG CTTGTACTTGTATAAACTGGGCATTGCACCACAGATCCAGGACCTATTGGGGAAGGTGGCCTTTACAG AGGAAGAGATCAGTAACATGAGGAGTGAACTCGACAAGTATGGTATTCAAATGCCAGCTTTCAGTAAGATTGGAGGAATCCTGGCCAATGAGCTCTCAGTGGATGAAGCAGCAT TGCATGCGGCGGTGTTTGCCATCAATGAGGCAGTTGACAGGGGTCAGGCATCTGTGACAATGGCCGCCCTGACAAATCCAAACGCCATGCTGAGGCATACCCAGGACGCTCTGGCGCGAGACTATCAGGACACGCTGAGCCAGGCCAAGACCCGTAAACAAGATCAGTCTTCAGGCAGT TACTCCACAGTTTGTACTGAGGAAAGAGATGTTTACGAGGAGATGCTGACACAGCAGGAGATTCAGACCTGCATAGACTTTGTCAACA TCCAAGCAGCAGTTAGGCAGGTAAATCAGGCGGTGTGTACCCAGGATGAAGCTTGTCTTTTGGCTGCACTGAGGCTTCCAGAACTGGCCCTGCTTGGTGTGCAGGACACGAACCAACGCTGCTACTTGGAGCATTTTACCACGCATTGTCAGCATAAATCCAAG GATGAAGACAAGGCAGTTCTGGTGGATAAGGATGAGATTCAGAGAGTTGTCAGCTCTTGCAATGACTTTGCAGAGGCCGAAAGACGAA AACTTGAGGCCGTTTCAGCAATCAATACTGCCATTCGCCTTGGCGACGCAGTGGTGACTGTGGAGGAGCTCTTGAACCCAGAGGCTCAACTGCCAATCGTTTACCAAACAGCTGCCAATCTCTATCAGAATGAGCTTTTTAGCTTGCAACTGCAAGGCGGGAGG AATGGCCTGAGCCATGAGGAGTTGAGTGTGGCTGTGGAAATGCTGTCAGCTGTAGCTGTGCTCAATGAGGTCCTGGACACCAAAGATCCACAGGCTGTGATCGAGCAACTAACAGACTCGCCTCTGGGTTTCACAAACGTGGACCAAGACAACCTGAACAG GTATGCTGACACCTTAACCGAGCAGCGGGTGGAGTCTCTTGCAAAGGGCCAAGAGTTCCTCACTTGGAATGATCTTCAAAAGTGCATTGACGCTGTCAACCTTCAGGTCCTTGAAGAACATGAAC GAATTATAGCAATAGCAGAGATCAACGAGGCATTGAACTCTGGTGATCATCAGCAGACACTTGCAGCCCTGCTCCTCCCCACAGCCAAGTTGACGGGAGTGAACCCAGTCACAGCCAAACACTACCATGATGTCCTACACTGTACCAAACAGCTCCTCTGCCAG TCCTCGGGAGACGAATCTGCTGTACTTTGGCTGGACCAAATCCAAGAGGCTATACATGCAGCCAACCAGGATGCGGAGGAGGCTTTCACAA TGGCTGAAGCAGTAGCGGACATAAACAAAAGGGTGGCAGAAGGGGACTCTCAAAATACACTGCACGCTCTGCAATCACCAAAAGCAGGGTTGAAAGTCGTAATCGCTGAATGTGCTGACATGTACCAGGCTGAGCtggaacaaacacaaacaaagatggcaCCTGAAG GTGGCCCCTCTAGTGAGTGGGTGAAACACTGCATAAGTGACAGATATGATTACTACTATAACCCAGAGACTAGACACGGTACCTGGGAGGAGCCAGAAAACTTTAAACATGATACGGGCAACCTCAATAAAGAGGAAATTCAG ATTGCAGTCAGTTGCATGACTGCAGAATATAACCGGGCACAATTGTGGTTGGCCAATGAGTCCTTAGTGACGCAGCTGCAGGCGAGGATCCGAGGTTTTCTGGTGAGGCGAAGGCACGCTCAGAGAATGGAGTACCTGCGTCAACAAGAACCCCGTGTCATCAAACTGCAG gctTTGTGGAGAGGTTACAaacagagaaaaatatatacagacaGAATGAAAGTGCTTCATAAAAATGTGACCTCAGTTGTCAAG ATTCAGTCCTTGGTTAAAATGTGGAAAGCCAAACGTAAATATAAAGAACGTTTGCAGTACTTCAAAGACCAT GAGAAGGACATTGTGACCATCCAGGCTTTTCTGAAGGCCAATAAAGCGAGAGACGACTATAGAACGCTAA CTGGGGCCAAGGACCCGCCCCTATCAGTAGTGCGCAAGTTTGTCCACTTACTGGAGCAGAGCGCCTTGGATCTTCAGGAGGAGCAGGAAGTGACGCGGCTCAAGGAAGAAGTGGTCACCAAAATCCGCTCCAATCAGCAGATGGAGCAAGATTTGAACCTGATGGACATCAAGATTGGGCtgctggtgaagaacagaattACACTCCAG GACGTTGTGACCCATAATAAGACAATGAAGAACATGAAGCGTCAAACAAGTAATGATGACCTGGCCACAGCGGACAAATTGGGAATAAAGGGGTTAAGTAAAGGAAAACGGAAGAAACTGGAGGCCTACCAACATCTCTTTTACCTCCTGCAG ACCAACCCATCCTACTTGGCCAAGCTCATCTTCCAGATGCCCCAAAACAAgtccactaagtttatggacaCTGTGATCTTCACCTTGTACAACTATGCATCCAACCAGCGAGAGGAATATTTGCTCCTTAAACTCTTCAAAACTGCTCTAGATGAAGAAATCAG ATCTAAGGTTGACCAAATTCAAGACATTGTGACAGGGAATCCCACAGTCATCAAGATGGTGGTGAGCTTCAACCGAGGAGCACGGGGCCACAACACTCTGCGACAACTGTTGTCTCCTGTGGTCAAAGACATCATTGATGACAAAAATCTTAGCATCAACACCAACCCCGTGGATGTTTATAAAGCCTGGGTCAACCAGCTGGAGACGGCCACTGGAGAAGCCAG CAAGTTGCCCTATGAAGTGACTCCCGAGCAGGCCATGTCACATGAGGAAGTGCGCAACAGGCTGGAGGCATCCAGTCTGGCACTTCGCTCTGCAACAGATAAAGTCCTTAACTCCATTGTGTCCTCCCTGGATAATATCCC TTATGGCATGAGATACGTAGCAAAGGTTCTGAAGAACTGCCTTCACGAAAAGTTTCCAGATGCATCTGAAGATGAGCTGTTGAAg GTTGTAGGAAACCTGCTGTACTACCGCTACATGAATCCTGCCATCGTAGCTCCCGATGGATTCGACATTATTGACCTTTCTGCGGGAGGGCAGCTCCATGTGGACCAGCGACGCAACCTGGGATCTGTGGCAAagatgctccagcacgccgctgCCAACAAGTTGTTCGAGGGCGAGAACGCACACATGACGCCCATGAACAACTTCATAACGCAGACTTACGAGAAGTTCCG GGTGTTTTTCCAGTCTGCCTGTGACGTCCCTGAACCCGAGGAGAAGTTTAATATTGATGAGTACTCGGACATGGTGACCCTGAGCAAGCCCGTCATCTATATCTCTATCGAGGAGGTCATCAATACGCACTCG CTTCTTTTGGAACATCTGGAGGCCATCTCGCCGGACCTCAACGACCTGTTGCACGAGCTCCTGCAGGACCTGGGAGACGTCCCAGACGTTGAGACCTTACTTG GCGAAGGAGCCGTTCACAGCAGTGAGACAAACCGGGAAGTTGTCCTCAACCAGCTGGCCAAGACTGAGATCTCCCTCACTCTGACCAGCAAGTTTGAGCTGCTCGAGGGGGACGACAAAGACTTGAAGACTCTCATGacaaa GACAAAGAAACTTCTCGTAGATGTGATTCGAATTCAACCTGGAGAGACTTTGCCAGAAATTTTAGAGAGCCCCGCCACAGCCACtcag GAGTCGGAGCATACCAAGATAGCGTTGCGTCGGGCAGTTCAGGACGCTCAGACCCCCGACGGTCTAAAGAGCAGCCCCGCGTTACTGGAGGACAGTCAGCTCCCCCTGGagcagaagaagaggaagatcCAGAGGAACCTTCGGAACTTGGAGCAGGCTAACATTGTCGCTGCCACGAACAAGTACCAGGACATCATCAATGACATTGCTAAA GATATTCGCTCCCAAAGACGCTACCGACAAAGGAGGAAGGCCGAGCTCGTGAAGCTCCAGCAGACGCTGTCGGCGCTCAATTCCAAAACGACCTTCTACCAGGAGCAGATGAACTATTACGACACCTACATCAAGACGTGCCTGGACAACCTCAACCGCAA GAATTCACGCAGATCCATCAAGGTGGACAGCAAAGGAGATGAAAAGGGCAGCAAAAAGTGGAAGCCGCAATCTTTGAAGTACACGGGCGCAAGGTTACACGAGAAAGGAGTCATTCTGGCGATCGAAGGACTTCAGACCAACCA GttcaaaaatgtcatgtttgacaTTTCGCCGAGTGAGGAAGTTGGGGATTTTGAGGTGAAAGCCAAGTTTATGGGggttgaaatggaaaaagtgcAGCTTCATTTCCAG GATCTCTTGCAGTTACAATATGAAGGCGTGGCTGTGATGAAGATGTTCGACAAAGCTAAAGTCAATGTGAACTTGCTCATCTTCCTCCTAAATAAGAAATTCTATGGCAAGTGa
- the f2rl2 gene encoding proteinase-activated receptor 3 gives MADILAGVVICLMAVQTVQVDGNRTRTTNSPQFKVDPKSFRGNICQHNLTKQLSAGLHPSGDPRLDVNPNDAATAYTTGVLSTWILPLSYILAMIVGIPSNAYILAFLRLRLRTKSLSTVVLYLNLALSDLLLLLSLALRVHYHFSGNNWVFGEISCRLMTALFYGNVYCSAQTIACISLKRYLAVVKPFLYRRLAKTAATVWACLIVWFLFGATIVPELLVRQSYWLDQLGVTTCHDVLPLEEKSHSLLVPYRLMLVCLGFVVPFLISIYAHVSVVQHLGQSGCNWRPFIKISTLVFIIFAVCFLPSAILHIAHYARLFSSGDDKLYGYYRFAVCLCCFHSCLDPFLCLLISKSAAAEIQFISVRRIPERLAVKICD, from the exons ATGGCGGACATTTTAGCCGGAGTTGTCATTTGTCTCATGGCAGTGCAGACCGTCCAGGTTGATG GGAATAGAACCAGGACCACAAACAGTCCACAATTTAAAGTGGATCCAAAATCTTTCAGGGGCAACATATGTCAACACAATCTCACAAAACAGCTGTCAGCGGGTCTCCATCCTAGCGGAGACCCACGGCTGGATGTGAACCCAAACGATGCTGCAACAGCCTACACCACAGGGGTCTTAAGCACCTGGATCCTTCCTTTATCTTACATCTTGGCCATGATTGTGGGGATCCCCTCCAATGCCTACATTCTGGCCTTTCTGCGATTGAGACTCCGAACAAAGTCCTTGTCCACAGTTGTGCTTTATCTGAACCTGGCCTTGTCGGACCTGCTCCTCCTGCTTTCCCTGGCGCTGCGCGTTCACTACCATTTCAGTGGAAACAACTGGGTGTTTGGGGAGATCTCCTGCCGGTTGATGACAGCCTTGTTTTACGGCAACGTCTACTGTTCAGCACAGACTATAGCGTGCATCAGTCTGAAGCGCTACCTCGCTGTGGTGAAGCCTTTCTTGTATAGAAGGCTGGCCAAGACCGCCGCAACAGTGTGGGCATGCTTGATCGTGTGGTTCCTATTTGGGGCTACTATTGTACCAGAGCTACTGGTCAGGCAAAGCTATTGGCTCGATCAGCTGGGGGTCACCACCTGTCATGATGTGCTTCCCCTCGAAGAAAAATCCCATTCACTGCTAGTGCCATACAGACTGATGCTGGTTTGTCTGGGCTTTGTAGTCCCCTTTCTGATTTCCATCTATGCACACGTGTCAGTCGTACAGCACCTTGGACAATCGGGGTGTAACTGGAGACCTTTCATCAAGATCAGCACTCTGGTTTTCATCATCTTTGCGGTGTGTTTCTTGCCCAGCGCGATCCTGCATATTGCACACTACGCTCGCCTGTTTTCCAGTGGGGACGACAAACTGTACGGATACTACAGATTTGCTGTATGTCTCTGCTGCTTCCACAGTTGTTTGGATCCCTTCCTGTGTTTGCTCATTTCTAAATCAGCTGCAGCGGAGATACAATTCATCTCCGTCCGCAGGATCCCAGAAAGGCTGGCTGTTAAGATATGCGACTGA